The following are from one region of the Actinopolyspora halophila DSM 43834 genome:
- a CDS encoding ABC transporter ATP-binding protein: MPEGALEVDRISKRYGDVVALDEMSLTVRPGEMLGFVGSNGAGKTTTMRIALGVLAADSGEVRYDDAPIDRTVRSRIGYMPEERGLYPKMKVLEQLQYLGELHGLSRAEAARAVNRWTERLGIAERREDQLQKLSLGNQQRVQLAAALIHDPSVLILDEPFSGLDPVAVEVMSDVLREMRDHGVPVIFSSHQLELVQRLCDRVGIVRRGRMVADGTVEELRSSAPARLTVHAPQAPADWAEGLQGVSVVNSANGHTTLQLDETADDQQVLRAALDTGAVHEFSRARPSLTELFRDVVTEETDE, translated from the coding sequence GTGCCCGAAGGCGCGCTGGAGGTCGACCGGATCTCCAAACGCTACGGGGACGTCGTTGCCCTGGACGAGATGTCCCTCACCGTGAGACCCGGTGAGATGTTGGGATTCGTCGGCAGCAACGGCGCCGGAAAGACCACCACCATGCGGATCGCGCTGGGCGTGCTCGCCGCGGACTCCGGCGAGGTCCGCTACGACGACGCCCCGATCGACCGCACCGTCCGCAGCCGAATCGGCTACATGCCCGAGGAGCGCGGACTCTACCCGAAGATGAAGGTCCTGGAGCAGCTCCAGTACCTGGGGGAGTTGCACGGCCTCTCCCGCGCGGAGGCCGCTCGCGCGGTGAACCGGTGGACCGAGCGGTTGGGGATCGCCGAACGACGCGAGGATCAGCTGCAGAAGCTCAGTCTGGGCAATCAGCAGCGGGTGCAGCTCGCCGCCGCTCTGATACACGACCCCTCGGTACTGATCCTCGACGAGCCCTTCTCCGGCCTGGATCCCGTGGCGGTCGAGGTGATGAGCGACGTGCTGCGTGAAATGCGCGATCACGGCGTGCCGGTGATCTTCTCCAGTCACCAGCTGGAGCTGGTGCAACGACTTTGCGACCGGGTCGGGATCGTGCGGCGCGGCAGGATGGTCGCCGACGGCACCGTCGAGGAGTTGCGGTCCAGCGCTCCGGCGCGGCTGACCGTGCACGCACCGCAGGCCCCTGCCGACTGGGCGGAAGGACTGCAGGGGGTGAGCGTCGTGAACAGCGCGAACGGACACACCACGCTGCAGCTCGACGAGACGGCCGACGATCAGCAGGTCCTGCGTGCCGCGCTGGACACCGGGGCGGTGCACGAGTTCAGCAGGGCCCGCCCGAGCCTGACCGAGCTGTTCCGCGACGTCGTAACCGAGGAGACCGACGAGTGA